One genomic window of Evansella cellulosilytica DSM 2522 includes the following:
- a CDS encoding ABC transporter ATP-binding protein → MMERHKHLLVPLAQGIVFKRLMSYAKPHWKWLVIAFILLVGGTSAELLGPILIKIFIDDFLTPRIFEFQPLLILGIGYIVLHLTAAAMNYTQLLLFQKIALKIIQQLRIDIFAKVEKLGLSFFDQFPTGGLVSRITNDTEQVKELYVSVMAIFVQNIVFLIGVFVAMFYLNVQLALFCLVILPFIFIIMQLYRRFSSKYYAEMSEKLSQLNARINESIQGMKIVQIFRQERRMNKEFQKINQEHHEAWFKSIKLDGLLLRPAVDFISIMALVLVLSYFGIMSLNSPIEIGVLYAFVNYLDRFFEPVNQMMQRLSVFQQAMISAGRVFRLMDHDEIGPEKRGEGKHLISRGEIEFKNVTFSYDGKQDVLKNINFSVKEGETIALVGHTGSGKSSIINLLMRFYHIENGEIFIDGIPINQYDNQELRSKLGLVLQDPFVYVGDIKHNIRLYDHTINDEQVINAAKFVHAHPFIERLPKGYDTILGERGSTFSSGQRQLLSFARTMAKQPKILILDEATANVDTETETIIQQALEKMRRGRTTIAIAHRLSTIKDADQILVLHQGEIVERGTHLELLNEKGLYHKMYLLQQGAEKLEEISIE, encoded by the coding sequence ATGATGGAACGGCATAAGCATTTACTCGTCCCTTTAGCTCAAGGTATCGTGTTTAAACGGTTGATGAGCTATGCAAAGCCTCATTGGAAGTGGTTAGTAATTGCCTTTATTTTATTGGTCGGTGGAACGAGCGCTGAATTATTAGGCCCAATATTAATTAAAATTTTTATTGACGATTTTTTAACACCGAGAATTTTTGAATTTCAACCGCTTCTCATTTTAGGTATAGGGTATATTGTATTACATTTAACAGCAGCGGCGATGAACTATACACAACTATTGTTATTCCAAAAGATTGCATTAAAGATTATACAGCAGCTAAGAATTGATATTTTTGCTAAAGTAGAAAAGCTTGGTTTGTCCTTTTTTGATCAGTTTCCTACAGGAGGACTCGTTTCAAGGATCACAAATGATACAGAGCAAGTAAAGGAATTATATGTCAGTGTGATGGCAATATTTGTTCAAAATATTGTATTCCTCATCGGTGTGTTTGTAGCAATGTTTTATTTAAACGTCCAGCTTGCCTTGTTTTGTTTAGTCATTTTACCATTTATATTTATTATTATGCAGTTATATAGACGGTTTAGCTCAAAGTATTATGCAGAAATGAGTGAGAAATTAAGTCAGCTTAATGCAAGGATCAATGAGTCTATTCAAGGAATGAAGATTGTACAAATTTTTCGTCAAGAAAGACGGATGAATAAAGAATTTCAAAAAATAAATCAAGAGCATCATGAAGCATGGTTTAAAAGTATTAAACTTGATGGTCTTTTATTACGTCCAGCTGTTGATTTTATTTCGATTATGGCACTTGTACTCGTGCTCAGTTATTTTGGTATCATGTCCTTAAATAGTCCTATTGAAATTGGAGTACTATACGCGTTTGTAAATTATTTAGATCGCTTTTTTGAGCCTGTCAACCAAATGATGCAACGCCTTTCTGTTTTTCAACAAGCGATGATATCTGCTGGCAGAGTATTTCGATTAATGGACCATGATGAAATTGGACCGGAAAAAAGAGGGGAAGGAAAACATCTTATAAGCCGTGGAGAAATCGAGTTTAAAAATGTTACTTTTTCATATGATGGTAAACAAGATGTTTTAAAAAATATCAATTTTTCTGTGAAAGAAGGGGAAACAATCGCACTAGTTGGTCACACAGGGAGTGGGAAAAGTTCCATTATTAATCTACTTATGCGTTTTTATCATATAGAGAATGGTGAAATTTTTATTGATGGTATACCAATCAACCAGTATGATAACCAGGAACTGCGATCAAAATTAGGATTAGTCCTACAGGATCCGTTTGTTTACGTCGGTGACATTAAACATAATATTCGTTTATATGATCACACGATTAATGATGAACAGGTAATCAATGCAGCCAAGTTTGTTCATGCACACCCGTTTATTGAGCGTTTACCAAAAGGGTATGATACGATATTAGGAGAACGTGGTTCAACCTTTTCTAGTGGGCAAAGGCAGCTCCTTTCGTTTGCAAGAACAATGGCGAAACAACCGAAAATTCTTATTCTAGATGAAGCGACAGCAAATGTTGATACAGAGACAGAAACTATCATTCAGCAAGCGCTTGAAAAAATGAGACGTGGAAGAACAACGATCGCTATCGCTCATCGTCTCTCAACGATTAAAGATGCAGACCAAATATTAGTACTTCATCAAGGTGAGATCGTAGAAAGAGGTACACATCTTGAACTTTTAAACGAAAAAGGACTATATCATAAAATGTACCTATTGCAACAAGGGGCAGAAAAACTAGAGGAAATATCGATAGAATAA
- a CDS encoding ABC transporter transmembrane domain-containing protein — translation MKVFIDLMWYFKREKGKYIGGILVLAIVSFLSLIPPLVVGIIVDHIDGGTLTTPIIVQWMIVLFGLAISVYILRYVWRIFIFGAAIRLARLLRNRLYEHFTNMSSSFYQKRRTGDLMAHATNDIRAVEQAAGVGVLTLVDSITMGGFVIVTMAVTISWELTLIALIPMPFMALATSKYGSMLHHRFSKAQAAFSSLNDKVQESMSSIRVTKTFGYENEEVDSFKKESDRVVQKNVEVAKVDALFDPTISIIVGFSFFLSIVFGSMYVVQDVLSIGQLTSFTLYLGLLIWPMLAFGMLFNIVERGRASYDRISALLMVEQEIKDNQTANDESPRGDIEYRIKQFSYNKEEQPVLSDIHFRLKRGQTLGIAGRTGSGKTTLVKALMREFDITDGTINVENTPIENYTLNALRGSIGYVPQDHFLFSATIADNIAFAKPEATYDEIINAAKLAFIHDDILQFEEAYETIVGERGVTLSGGQKQRISIARALLANPEILILDDSLSAVDAKTEERILEALRKVRRGKTTLITAHRLSAIKHADLIVVLDFGKIMELGDHESLMKKSGWYKQMYEHQQLESLVERGGVSS, via the coding sequence ATGAAAGTATTTATTGATTTAATGTGGTATTTTAAACGAGAAAAAGGGAAATACATAGGCGGAATTTTAGTTCTTGCGATTGTTTCATTTTTATCTTTAATACCACCATTGGTAGTTGGAATTATCGTTGACCATATTGATGGTGGAACGTTAACAACGCCAATTATCGTACAATGGATGATAGTTTTATTTGGATTAGCAATTAGTGTTTATATACTACGTTACGTATGGCGTATTTTTATTTTCGGAGCGGCAATTAGATTAGCAAGATTGTTGAGAAATAGATTATATGAACACTTTACTAACATGTCCTCCTCATTTTATCAAAAAAGGCGTACAGGAGACCTAATGGCTCATGCTACGAATGATATAAGGGCTGTTGAGCAAGCAGCAGGAGTTGGCGTTTTGACACTTGTTGATTCGATAACTATGGGGGGATTTGTTATTGTCACGATGGCGGTAACGATCAGTTGGGAGTTAACACTCATTGCACTCATTCCAATGCCATTTATGGCACTTGCAACTTCAAAATATGGTTCCATGTTACATCATCGTTTTTCAAAGGCACAAGCAGCATTTTCTTCTTTAAATGATAAAGTACAAGAAAGTATGTCAAGTATACGTGTGACGAAAACATTTGGGTATGAAAATGAAGAAGTGGATTCCTTTAAAAAGGAATCAGATCGTGTTGTACAGAAAAACGTAGAGGTGGCTAAAGTAGATGCACTGTTTGATCCAACAATTTCCATTATCGTCGGATTTTCCTTTTTTCTATCGATTGTATTTGGATCAATGTATGTCGTCCAAGATGTGTTATCGATAGGGCAATTAACGAGTTTCACACTTTATTTAGGTTTACTTATTTGGCCGATGCTTGCTTTTGGGATGCTTTTTAATATAGTAGAACGAGGTAGAGCGTCCTATGATAGAATATCTGCACTATTAATGGTAGAACAAGAAATAAAGGATAATCAAACAGCGAACGATGAGTCGCCAAGAGGGGATATAGAGTATCGAATTAAGCAGTTTTCATATAACAAAGAAGAACAGCCAGTATTATCTGATATTCATTTCCGTTTAAAAAGAGGGCAAACGTTAGGAATTGCAGGTCGAACCGGAAGTGGAAAAACGACTTTAGTAAAAGCGTTAATGAGGGAATTCGATATTACTGATGGAACAATAAATGTAGAAAATACACCAATTGAAAATTATACATTAAATGCCTTAAGAGGTTCAATCGGATATGTCCCTCAGGATCATTTTTTATTCTCAGCAACCATTGCTGACAACATAGCCTTTGCGAAACCCGAGGCGACCTATGATGAAATTATTAATGCGGCAAAGCTAGCCTTTATTCATGACGACATTCTACAATTTGAAGAGGCTTACGAAACCATTGTTGGAGAACGTGGTGTAACACTTTCTGGTGGACAAAAACAGAGAATTTCTATTGCAAGAGCGTTATTAGCTAATCCAGAAATTTTAATTTTAGATGACTCATTGTCAGCAGTTGATGCAAAAACAGAAGAACGAATACTAGAAGCGCTTCGTAAAGTTAGAAGAGGTAAGACAACGCTTATAACAGCACATCGTTTAAGTGCGATAAAACATGCTGATTTGATCGTTGTATTAGATTTTGGAAAAATTATGGAACTAGGAGACCATGAATCTTTAATGAAAAAGTCTGGTTGGTATAAGCAAATGTATGAGCATCAACAATTAGAATCCTTAGTAGAAAGGGGAGGAGTTTCATCATGA
- a CDS encoding YneF family protein has translation MLWLYILIGVLSLIAGVALGFFIARQYMMNYMKKNPPINEKMLRMMMMQMGMNPSQKKVNQMMKAMQNNVK, from the coding sequence ATGTTGTGGCTATATATTTTAATTGGCGTATTATCATTAATTGCTGGTGTTGCACTCGGTTTCTTTATCGCTCGTCAATATATGATGAATTACATGAAAAAGAATCCACCGATTAACGAAAAAATGCTGAGAATGATGATGATGCAAATGGGGATGAATCCATCTCAAAAGAAAGTAAACCAAATGATGAAGGCAATGCAAAATAATGTAAAGTAA
- the sirA gene encoding sporulation inhibitor of replication protein SirA encodes MREYDIYIIKDHIANEYFGLEGKLFSLFQENRYANGRLKEVTDMQIHFIKESINISKLDQLLYSRLHEKKGYAKEGNNHFIRLLNKKSQAGVYLDEHHITLFSEGTYDAEACFFEVLRHSNKCFIAMEFEEQRYGWLKPVRTLDLVEYSI; translated from the coding sequence ATGAGAGAATATGATATTTATATTATCAAAGATCACATCGCAAATGAATACTTCGGTTTAGAAGGAAAACTGTTTTCTTTGTTTCAAGAAAACCGCTATGCAAATGGTAGGTTGAAGGAAGTAACAGATATGCAAATACATTTTATTAAGGAATCAATTAATATATCAAAACTTGATCAGTTATTATATAGTAGACTTCATGAGAAAAAAGGGTATGCAAAGGAAGGAAACAATCATTTCATACGACTATTAAACAAAAAGAGCCAGGCAGGTGTGTATTTGGATGAGCACCATATTACGTTATTCTCAGAAGGTACATATGATGCAGAGGCTTGTTTTTTTGAAGTTCTTCGCCATTCCAATAAGTGTTTTATCGCTATGGAGTTTGAAGAACAAAGGTATGGTTGGCTAAAGCCAGTTCGTACATTAGATCTTGTAGAGTATTCTATATAA
- the tkt gene encoding transketolase: MANKIDDLSIGTIRTLSIDAIEKAKSGHPGMPMGSAPMAYTLFANYMNHNPKNPEWFNRDRFVLSAGHGSMLLYSLLHLHGYDVSMDDLKNFRQWGSKTPGHPEFGHTPGVDATTGPLGQGFAMAVGMAMAETHLAATYNRDEYNVVDHYTYSICGDGDLMEGVSAEAASLAGHLKLGKLIVLYDSNDISLDGDLHRSFSESVEDRFEAYGWQVIRVEDGNNIDEINRAIDAAKADAKPTLIEVKTVIGYGSPNRSGTSEVHGKPLGEEEAKLTKENYKWTFEEDFHVPSEVADHYQALAEDGAKKEIAWNELFDAYSKDHPELAKQLANAIKGELPEGWDKDAPVYEAGNTLATRQSGGEALNALAKNVRHMFGGSADLASSNNTMLKGEEDFTRDNYAGRNVWFGVREFAMAAAGNGMALHGGLKPYVATFFVFSDYLRPAVRLSALMGIPVTYVFTHDSIAVGEDGPTHEPIEQLPALRAMPGISVIRPGDGNEAVAAWKLAVESKNEPTALVLTRQGLPTLQGTKETAYEGVKKGAYVVSKANGENDGLLLASGSEVHLAVEAQQALEKDGIFVSVVSMPSWDRFEKQSQQYKDSVIPPNVKARLGIEMANPLGWERYTGDGGSVLGINGFGASAPGAKIIEEYGFTVENVVSKFKQLLEK; this comes from the coding sequence ATGGCTAATAAGATTGATGATCTATCAATTGGTACAATACGTACTCTATCAATTGACGCAATTGAAAAAGCAAAGTCTGGACATCCAGGAATGCCAATGGGCTCTGCGCCAATGGCATATACTTTGTTTGCAAACTATATGAATCACAACCCAAAAAATCCAGAGTGGTTTAATCGTGACCGTTTTGTGCTATCAGCAGGACATGGTTCAATGCTCTTATATAGTTTATTACATTTACATGGCTACGATGTTTCAATGGATGACTTAAAAAACTTCAGGCAGTGGGGAAGTAAAACACCAGGACACCCTGAATTTGGACATACTCCAGGTGTTGATGCTACAACTGGACCTCTTGGACAAGGCTTTGCTATGGCAGTAGGAATGGCTATGGCGGAAACACACTTAGCAGCTACATACAACCGTGATGAATATAATGTGGTCGATCACTATACATATAGTATTTGTGGTGACGGGGATTTAATGGAAGGTGTATCAGCAGAAGCAGCATCTTTAGCAGGTCATTTAAAATTAGGAAAACTTATCGTTCTTTATGATTCAAATGATATTTCATTAGATGGAGATTTACACCGTTCCTTCTCAGAAAGTGTAGAAGATCGTTTTGAAGCTTATGGATGGCAAGTAATACGTGTAGAAGACGGAAATAACATCGATGAAATTAATCGTGCGATTGATGCTGCGAAAGCAGATGCAAAGCCAACACTAATAGAAGTGAAAACAGTGATTGGATATGGTTCCCCGAACAGAAGCGGAACTTCTGAAGTACATGGTAAGCCACTAGGGGAAGAAGAAGCAAAACTAACGAAAGAAAACTACAAGTGGACTTTCGAAGAAGATTTCCATGTACCAAGCGAAGTAGCAGATCACTATCAAGCACTCGCTGAAGATGGGGCTAAGAAGGAAATTGCTTGGAATGAACTTTTTGATGCTTATTCTAAAGATCACCCTGAATTGGCGAAACAGTTAGCAAATGCAATAAAAGGCGAATTACCAGAAGGTTGGGACAAGGATGCGCCTGTTTATGAAGCAGGGAACACACTTGCAACTCGTCAATCTGGTGGAGAAGCATTAAATGCATTAGCAAAAAATGTACGTCATATGTTCGGTGGTTCAGCAGACTTAGCGTCTTCTAATAACACGATGTTAAAAGGAGAAGAAGACTTTACTAGGGATAACTACGCTGGGAGAAACGTATGGTTTGGTGTTAGAGAATTTGCAATGGCAGCAGCAGGAAACGGAATGGCACTTCATGGTGGATTAAAGCCTTACGTTGCGACATTCTTTGTATTCTCTGATTATTTACGACCAGCAGTTCGCTTATCTGCATTAATGGGAATACCAGTAACGTATGTTTTTACACACGATAGTATTGCTGTTGGTGAAGATGGCCCTACACATGAGCCAATTGAACAGCTTCCAGCTTTAAGAGCAATGCCTGGTATTTCTGTTATTCGACCTGGTGATGGAAATGAAGCAGTTGCAGCTTGGAAGCTAGCAGTAGAAAGTAAAAATGAGCCAACAGCCTTAGTATTAACACGTCAAGGTTTACCTACCCTTCAAGGTACAAAAGAAACTGCATATGAAGGTGTTAAAAAAGGTGCTTACGTGGTGTCTAAGGCGAATGGTGAAAATGATGGATTACTTCTTGCATCTGGGTCTGAAGTACATCTTGCAGTTGAAGCACAACAAGCGCTTGAAAAAGATGGGATTTTTGTTTCAGTAGTCAGCATGCCAAGCTGGGATCGTTTTGAAAAACAATCTCAACAATATAAAGATTCAGTAATCCCTCCAAACGTGAAAGCTCGCTTAGGAATCGAAATGGCCAATCCATTAGGGTGGGAACGCTATACAGGTGATGGTGGATCTGTACTAGGTATTAACGGATTTGGTGCATCGGCTCCAGGAGCTAAAATCATCGAGGAATATGGTTTTACTGTAGAAAATGTTGTTTCTAAATTTAAACAACTACTAGAAAAATAA
- a CDS encoding DUF896 domain-containing protein, with product MLSKEKLQRINELAAKSKKEGLSLKEQTEQKKLRDAYLKNVRKSFKNQLKSVKVVDEEGNDVTPEKLKKEKNRNNLNEH from the coding sequence ATGCTAAGCAAGGAAAAGTTGCAAAGAATTAACGAATTAGCTGCAAAGTCGAAAAAAGAAGGACTTTCATTAAAAGAGCAAACAGAGCAAAAGAAATTAAGGGATGCCTATTTAAAAAACGTAAGAAAGTCATTTAAAAATCAGCTGAAATCAGTAAAGGTAGTGGACGAAGAAGGAAATGATGTCACTCCTGAAAAGTTAAAGAAAGAAAAAAATCGTAATAACCTTAACGAACATTAA
- a CDS encoding YneB family resolvase-like protein codes for MRVIIYTRVSTEKETQDSSLQRQQVELLTMARQWDMKVVEVIQERASGYEVDREGILKLLDKCKAKEANALLIQDDTRLGRGNAKMAIIHQLKKWNIQIYTMEEHGELQLSETDTMVLDIVSIVEEYQRRLHNIKIKRGMKKAVEAGYRPEKNFHPTNHGGGRKRKEVPIEDIVRLRTRGLTFHEISVTLRGLGYDISKATAHRRYKEYVKK; via the coding sequence ATGAGGGTCATTATTTATACGAGGGTTAGTACTGAGAAAGAAACACAAGATAGCTCTTTACAAAGACAGCAAGTGGAGCTGTTAACAATGGCGCGGCAATGGGACATGAAGGTGGTAGAAGTCATACAAGAAAGAGCAAGCGGCTATGAAGTAGATAGAGAAGGAATTTTAAAATTGTTAGATAAATGTAAAGCAAAAGAAGCGAACGCTCTTCTAATTCAAGATGATACGAGACTTGGGAGAGGTAATGCTAAAATGGCAATCATTCACCAGTTAAAAAAGTGGAATATCCAAATTTATACGATGGAAGAACATGGAGAGTTACAGTTATCTGAAACAGATACGATGGTTCTTGATATAGTAAGTATTGTGGAAGAATACCAAAGAAGATTACATAATATTAAAATTAAACGTGGTATGAAAAAAGCAGTTGAAGCAGGATACCGGCCAGAAAAAAACTTTCATCCAACCAATCACGGAGGTGGTCGAAAAAGAAAAGAAGTACCTATTGAAGATATTGTTCGTTTACGAACACGAGGTTTAACATTTCATGAAATATCTGTAACGTTACGTGGGCTTGGTTATGACATCTCCAAAGCAACTGCTCATAGAAGATATAAAGAGTACGTAAAAAAATGA
- the yneA gene encoding cell division suppressor protein YneA — translation MNLLKTTKKNIDSSIFLIFLAIGLFVWTSVSANEPVEDKQFITVEWVVTEGESLWHIAANNVIDTNMSVEQLVYWIKKENNLDKETIYPGQLLNIPIELTEFAGQ, via the coding sequence ATGAATTTACTAAAAACGACTAAGAAAAACATAGATAGTTCCATTTTTTTAATTTTTTTAGCAATTGGATTATTTGTATGGACGAGTGTTTCGGCAAATGAACCTGTAGAGGACAAACAGTTTATAACTGTAGAATGGGTTGTAACAGAAGGAGAGTCTTTATGGCACATTGCAGCGAATAACGTAATCGATACAAATATGTCTGTAGAACAATTGGTTTACTGGATAAAAAAAGAAAACAACCTTGATAAAGAAACGATTTATCCCGGCCAATTATTAAATATCCCAATCGAGCTCACGGAATTTGCTGGACAATGA
- the lexA gene encoding transcriptional repressor LexA has translation MTKLSKRQQDILDYIKEEVKEKGYPPSVREIGEAVGLASSSTVHGHLSRLEKKGLIRRDPTKPRAIEVIGLNDEARRVSESPSVYVPVIGKVTAGDPITAIENVEDYLPLPASFVHDENSFILEISGDSMIEAGIFDGDYVVVRQQQNANNGDIVVAMTEEDEATVKRFFKEKDYFRLQPENATLEPIILRSVTILGKVIGVFRSIH, from the coding sequence ATGACAAAGCTTTCAAAAAGGCAACAAGACATATTAGACTATATAAAAGAAGAAGTAAAAGAGAAGGGATATCCACCTAGCGTAAGAGAGATCGGAGAAGCAGTTGGTCTTGCTTCAAGTTCAACCGTACATGGGCATTTATCAAGGTTAGAAAAAAAGGGTTTAATTAGAAGAGATCCAACAAAGCCTAGAGCAATCGAGGTTATTGGTCTGAATGATGAAGCTCGTCGTGTTTCAGAATCTCCATCAGTATACGTCCCAGTAATTGGGAAAGTTACTGCAGGAGACCCTATTACTGCAATTGAAAACGTTGAGGATTATTTACCATTACCAGCAAGTTTTGTACATGATGAAAATTCTTTCATCCTTGAAATATCTGGTGACTCGATGATAGAAGCCGGAATATTTGACGGTGATTATGTCGTTGTAAGGCAACAACAAAATGCTAATAACGGGGATATTGTAGTAGCCATGACAGAAGAAGATGAAGCAACTGTGAAACGCTTTTTCAAAGAAAAAGATTATTTTAGACTTCAGCCAGAAAATGCTACACTAGAACCTATCATTTTACGATCAGTAACAATCTTAGGTAAAGTAATAGGCGTGTTTCGATCGATTCACTAG
- a CDS encoding IS110 family transposase, with the protein MDAVLERCAGLDVHQEEIVACVMYGPLEKRPKKETQTFLTTTKGLLALHDWLESFKCTHVAMESTGVYWKPVWNILEGSFELILANAKRIKNVPGRKTDVSDAAWITQLLRCGLITPSFVPPENFRDLRDYTRYRRKLVGNASSEKNRIHKILQDANVKLTTFVSDLFGVSGRALLESIINGEVLTEEQVRSLVKTSLKRKVPQLVDALNGRVRQHHRKIIRMHYDHLIYLEKQISELEGEIDRLITPYDEYVELLDTIPGVSFNAIAVIIAEIGVDMSCFPSDKHLASWGGLCPGNNESAGKKKNSRTQKGNRSLKGVLCQAAWSASKSKGTRLSSFFHRVQKRRGQYKASMATAHLILRIIYHIIKDKIPYEELGWDYAEKDTERKINYWIKNIESKGFKVTVEQPTA; encoded by the coding sequence ATGGATGCAGTATTGGAAAGATGTGCTGGACTAGATGTTCATCAGGAAGAGATTGTAGCTTGTGTTATGTATGGTCCATTGGAAAAACGACCTAAAAAAGAGACACAAACTTTTCTTACAACGACGAAAGGCTTACTTGCACTTCATGATTGGCTAGAAAGCTTTAAATGTACCCATGTCGCAATGGAAAGTACTGGTGTTTATTGGAAACCAGTGTGGAATATTCTAGAGGGGAGCTTCGAATTAATTCTTGCCAATGCAAAGCGCATTAAGAATGTTCCTGGTCGTAAGACCGATGTCAGTGATGCAGCCTGGATTACCCAGTTATTGAGATGTGGGTTGATCACACCAAGTTTTGTTCCACCTGAAAACTTCCGAGATCTACGGGATTATACTCGTTACCGTAGAAAGCTTGTTGGCAATGCATCTTCAGAAAAAAATCGTATCCATAAGATCTTACAAGATGCAAACGTCAAGTTAACCACTTTTGTTAGTGATTTATTTGGTGTATCTGGACGAGCTCTTTTAGAGTCAATCATTAATGGTGAGGTGTTAACGGAGGAGCAGGTAAGAAGCTTGGTGAAAACTTCTTTAAAGAGAAAAGTACCTCAATTAGTTGATGCTTTAAATGGACGAGTACGCCAGCATCATCGAAAAATTATTCGCATGCATTATGATCATTTAATTTATCTTGAGAAACAAATTTCAGAATTGGAGGGCGAAATCGACCGTCTAATAACCCCCTATGACGAATATGTTGAATTACTCGATACAATCCCTGGTGTAAGTTTTAATGCTATAGCGGTGATTATTGCAGAGATTGGCGTAGATATGTCTTGTTTCCCATCTGATAAGCACTTAGCTTCATGGGGTGGATTATGTCCTGGTAATAATGAGAGTGCTGGAAAGAAAAAAAACTCCCGGACCCAAAAAGGGAACAGGAGTTTAAAGGGTGTCCTTTGTCAAGCAGCATGGTCCGCATCCAAATCCAAAGGAACCCGCCTCTCCTCATTCTTCCATCGTGTGCAGAAGAGAAGAGGTCAATATAAAGCATCGATGGCTACAGCACATCTTATTTTAAGGATAATATATCATATTATTAAAGACAAGATCCCCTATGAAGAATTAGGGTGGGATTATGCAGAAAAAGATACGGAAAGGAAGATCAACTACTGGATTAAGAATATTGAGTCAAAAGGCTTTAAAGTGACGGTAGAACAACCTACAGCCTAA